The Candidatus Trichorickettsia mobilis genome has a segment encoding these proteins:
- a CDS encoding HU family DNA-binding protein, with protein sequence MNKAELIDYIANRQDCTKVEAERIINVFTDAITGALSEGQEVALTGFGNFYVAEVAAREGRNPSTGLPLSIPAYKQPKFKTGKKLKDACNL encoded by the coding sequence ATGAACAAGGCAGAGCTAATTGATTATATTGCAAATAGACAAGATTGTACCAAAGTTGAAGCTGAAAGAATAATCAATGTTTTTACAGACGCTATAACCGGCGCTTTAAGCGAAGGACAGGAAGTTGCATTGACCGGGTTTGGTAATTTTTATGTTGCTGAAGTTGCAGCAAGAGAAGGACGTAATCCTAGCACCGGTTTGCCATTATCTATTCCGGCTTATAAACAGCCAAAGTTCAAAACCGGCAAGAAATTAAAAGATGCTTGTAACCTTTAA